Proteins co-encoded in one Nicotiana sylvestris chromosome 7, ASM39365v2, whole genome shotgun sequence genomic window:
- the LOC104237008 gene encoding uncharacterized protein codes for MGQIVKTKKKGRPSKADLARRNAEAAVEASESAKKERELRRSGRRRNVRYALSIDDYLDDDEYFLDDDEDERGREKKLKLLLKLQQSDEGGAAESTPSRTRQGPATSASSSDDDEGRKPSKKRKINGDDDEEEENDDEIENENEIEIENDDEAGGRNGEAKGVDSPPGTPSEPPFGIPLPDKKTLELILDKLQKKDIYGVYAEPVDPEELPDYHEVIENPMDFATVRNKLGNGSYASLEQFESDVFLICSNAMQYNAPDTIYYKQARTILELATKKFEKLRLNYDRSEKDVKVDQKTKYGSVVRKQIKKPVLPMFQETVGSDFSSGATLATAGDNQNHNSTSLPGVPEKPYGVELLAEGNFSLIDHNVDKAEEPLSGKGPLSRLGRKSIVYDENRRASYNISTQPVSCTESIFSTFEEESKQLVTVGLYTDHAYARSLARFAATLGPVAWRVASQKIEQALPSGFKFGRGWVGEYEPLPTPVLVLENYTIKEPPFFSKSVHSFGAQKNEKASQDPVAPKDKPLSRPTLEGKSPYFGSTSSKLTESGLNMLIPTKEQSPREVNLERRPSFLSSSGKKPPVCTSPRYQHPDLQSRNFTEPDKKLQKQVELNSPSSANPRNSEITRKSQVTGTAEIPGSRSTGASPRNPFPSGPFKQPAMNGTAVGGLPNGRAVNNNSGTTSMAHLTADSVPTVRKVAGFFHQEQEQGLSDPVQLMRMMAEKAQNQQNSLSQSRVDTSLISPVTQSLRKDDSVNAAATAARAWMSVGAGGFRQGVETANLQNSHISADSLYNPSRNVQQQTSRVRSELSASALHFQAEKNSTPLHAFVPHHVRVGNEAQFQNRPMIFPQSVPADLSRFQVQSPWQSFNQPAQLRQKQDSLPPDLNISFQSSGSPGRPSSTVLVDSQQPDLALQL; via the exons ATGGGGCAGATCGTGAAAACGAAGAAGAAAGGACGTCCATCAAAGGCAGATCTCGCTCGCCGGAACGCCGAAGCCGCCGTTGAGGCGTCGGAATCAGCGAAGAAGGAGAGAGAACTCCGGCGGAGCGGCCGGCGACGGAATGTCAGGTACGCCTTAAGCATCGACGACTACCTGGACGACGACGAGTACTTTTTGGACGACGACGAGGATGAGAGAGGGAGGGAGAAGAAGCTGAAACTGTTACTCAAGCTGCAGCAGAGCGATGAAGGCGGCGCTGCTGAGTCAACTCCGAGTCGGACTCGGCAAGGACCTGCCACGTCGGCATCCTCCTCCGACGATGACGAAGGACGGAAGCCCTCTAAGAAGAGGAAAATTAACGGCGAcgatgacgaagaagaagaaaatgacgatgaaattgaaaatgaaaatgaaattgaaattgaaaatGATGATGAG GCTGGAGGAAGGAATGGAGAGGCAAAAGGTGTCGACTCTCCTCCAG GGACACCATCGGAACCACCTTTTGGAATCCCGTTGCCAGACAAGAAGACATTGGAATTGATTCTGGACAAGCTACAGAA GAAAGACATATACGGTGTTTATGCGGAACCTGTTGACCCTGAAGAG CTTCCTGATTACCATGAGGTGATTGAGAATCCCATGGATTTTGCCACTGTCAGGAACAAGTTGGGAAATGGATCATATGCCAGTTTGGAGCAATTTGAG AGTGATGTTTTCCTCATTTGTTCAAACGCAATGCAGTACAATGCACCAGATACTATCTACTATAAACAG GCACGTACCATCCTAGAGTTGGCTACAAAGAAATTTGAGAAGTTGAGACTTAATTATGACCGCTCCGAAAAGGATGTCAAGGTAGACCAGAAGACAAAATATGGGTCTGTTGTCAGGAAGCAGATAAAGAAGCCGGTGCTCCCGATGTTCCAAGAAACTGTTGGCTCCGATTTCTCATCGGGTGCCACTCTCGCCACAGCTGGAGATAACCAAAATCATAACAGCACTTCCCTTCCTGGAGTACCAGAGAAACCTTATGGTGTTGAGTTGCTTGCTGAAGGAAATTTTTCACTGATTGATCACAATGTAGACAAGGCAGAAGAACCACTATCAG GGAAGGGTCCTCTATCCAGACTTGGAAGGAAATCAATTGTGTATGATGAGAACCGCCGTGCAAGCTACAACATATCCACGCAACCAGTTTCCTGCACCGAATCCATATTTTCAACTTTCGAGGAAGAAAGCAAGCAGCTGGTCACT GTTGGGCTTTACACTGATCATGCATATGCTAGGAGCCTTGCCCGATTTGCTGCAACTCTGGGGCCTGTTGCATGGCGAGTTGCATCCCAGAAAATTGAACAGGCATTACCTTCTGGGTTCAAGTTTGGCCGTGGGTGGGTTGGGGAATACGAGCCACTTCCAACCCCAGTATTGGTGCTGGAGAACTATACCATAAAGGAACCTCCATTCTTCTCCAAGTCTGTACACTCTTTTGGAGCTCAAAAGAATGAGAAAGCATCTCAGGACCCAGTTGCTCCAAAAGATAAACCTCTTTCAAGGCCGACGTTAGAAGGAAAATCACCATATTTTGGTTCAACTAGCAGTAAGCTCACCGAGAGCGGCTTGAATATGTTAATTCCCACGAAGGAGCAATCTCCTAGGGAGGTTAATCTAGAAAGAAGGccatcttttctttcttcttctggaAAGAAACCTCCGGTTTGTACTAGCCCCAGATACCAGCATCCAGATTTACAATCCAGGAATTTCACTGAACCTGATAAAAAGTTGCAGAAGCAGGTTGAGTTAAATTCTCCGTCCTCAGCCAATCCAAGGAATTCTGAAATTACCAGAAAGAGTCAAGTTACCGGTACTGCTGAAATACCTGGATCAAGGTCTACTGGGGCAAGTCCGAGGAACCCATTTCCGTCTGGGCCTTTTAAGCAACCGGCCATGAATGGAACTGCTGTTGGAGGACTGCCCAATGGGAGAGCCGTGAATAACAACTCAGGCACTACATCAATGGCGCATTTAACTGCTGATAGCGTTCCAACTGtgagaaaagttgcaggtttcttTCACCAAGAACAGGAGCAGGGCCTGAGCGACCCTGTTCAATTGATGAGAATGATGGCCGAAAAGGCTCAAAATCAACAGAACTCTTTGAGCCAGTCCCGTGTTGATACTTCTCTGATTTCCCCTGTGACTCAATCTTTGAGGAAAGACGATTCAGTAAATGCCGCTGCCACTGCTGCCCGAGCATGGATGTCAGTTGGGGCAGGAGGTTTCAGACAAGGCGTGGAAACAGCAAACCTGCAGAATAGTCATATTTCTGCTGATTCACTGTATAACCCTTCTCGCAATGTCCAGCAACAAACTTCACGAGTTCGGAGTGAACtttctgcatctgcattgcactTTCAGGCTGAGAAGAACAGTACTCCACTTCATGCCTTCGTGCCTCATCATGTGAGAGTGGGCAATGAAGCTCAATTCCAAAATCGCCCAATGATTTTCCCTCAATCAGTACCTGCTGACTTGTCTAGGTTCCAGGTGCAATCTCCCTGGCAGAGTTTTAATCAACCAGCACAGCTAAGGCAGAAGCAGGATTCCCTCCCCCCTGACCTAAACATTAGTTTTCAGTCATCTGGGTCTCCTGGCCGGCCATCTTCGACTGTTTTGGTTGATTCTCAGCAGCCAGATCTGGCCTTGCAATTATGA